Proteins encoded in a region of the Vibrio ponticus genome:
- the minE gene encoding cell division topological specificity factor MinE produces MSLLEFFRPQKKTSANLAKERLQIIVAERRSHDDPAPSYLPQLKEDILKVISKYVAIDPSMVDLTFEHKDDDISVLELNVKLPDEEK; encoded by the coding sequence ATGTCATTACTGGAATTTTTCCGTCCGCAAAAGAAGACTTCTGCAAACTTAGCCAAGGAACGTTTGCAGATCATCGTCGCTGAGCGTCGCAGTCACGACGATCCAGCGCCTTCATACTTGCCACAACTTAAAGAAGACATTCTTAAAGTGATCAGTAAGTATGTTGCGATTGATCCTTCAATGGTCGATTTAACGTTTGAACACAAAGATGACGATATCTCAGTGTTAGAGCTAAACGTTAAGTTGCCGGATGAAGAGAAGTAG
- a CDS encoding lytic murein transglycosylase, giving the protein MKKLLSVLLGVSLSSTALAQDKDFDQYVEGLKAQALEQGISQQIVNSAFAEVTYKPRAVKADRNQPEKRLTLDEYIPRAVPDWKVKQAKELYKEHQAELTRIGEKYGVQPRFIVALWGVESNFGRFTGNYSVVDALSTMAYDGRREEFFRKELMAALTILDQGHIEVEDMKGSWAGAMGQCQFMPSSFINFAADGNGDGKKDIWNTKADVFASTANYLSQSGWDDSYTWGRQVKLPKGFDMSLEGRVEGKEKSLAEWSKLGITRYEGQALPNVDVKAWLTAPDKADGRVYLVYNNYNVLMKWNRSYYFALAVSHLADRIMLD; this is encoded by the coding sequence GTGAAGAAATTACTGTCAGTTTTACTAGGTGTAAGCTTGAGTTCAACAGCGTTGGCGCAAGATAAAGACTTTGACCAGTACGTTGAAGGCTTGAAAGCGCAAGCACTGGAACAGGGCATTTCACAGCAAATTGTAAATAGTGCTTTTGCCGAGGTCACTTACAAACCTCGCGCCGTAAAAGCCGATCGCAACCAACCAGAAAAACGCCTGACGTTGGATGAATACATTCCGCGTGCGGTACCTGATTGGAAAGTCAAACAAGCCAAAGAGCTGTATAAAGAGCACCAAGCGGAGTTAACTCGTATTGGTGAAAAGTACGGTGTACAGCCAAGATTTATCGTTGCGCTGTGGGGCGTAGAAAGTAACTTTGGTCGCTTTACTGGCAACTATAGCGTGGTCGATGCACTTTCGACTATGGCGTACGATGGTCGCCGCGAAGAGTTCTTCCGTAAAGAGTTGATGGCAGCACTGACGATTCTCGATCAAGGACATATCGAAGTAGAAGATATGAAAGGCTCTTGGGCTGGTGCGATGGGGCAATGTCAGTTTATGCCAAGCTCATTCATCAACTTTGCCGCTGACGGCAATGGTGATGGTAAAAAAGACATTTGGAATACCAAAGCAGACGTTTTTGCTTCTACAGCGAACTACCTGAGCCAATCAGGTTGGGATGACAGCTATACTTGGGGACGCCAAGTTAAGTTGCCTAAAGGGTTTGATATGAGCCTGGAAGGACGTGTCGAAGGTAAAGAGAAGTCATTGGCGGAGTGGAGTAAGCTCGGTATTACTCGCTACGAAGGACAAGCGTTACCTAACGTCGATGTCAAAGCATGGTTGACCGCACCAGATAAAGCGGACGGTCGTGTCTACTTGGTTTACAACAACTACAACGTATTGATGAAGTGGAACCGCTCATACTACTTTGCATTAGCGGTAAGTCATTTAGCTGACCGCATCATGCTAGATTAA
- a CDS encoding NupC/NupG family nucleoside CNT transporter, whose protein sequence is MNSILGIVAILFTAWLLSTNRKNINYRTVSLAFALQITFALLVLYVPAGKEALGSVTAAVSNLINYGQEGIAFLFGGLATGGFTFAINVLGIIVFFSALISGLYHIGLMPKVINLIGGGLQKLLGIGRAESLSATANIFVGMIEAPLVVKPYLKHMTDSQFFAVMTGGLASVAGGTLVGYASLGVDLNYLIAAAFMSAPAGLLMAKIMMPESGEVAPEMDLENVEMPKATNVVEAMADGAMSGLRIAVAVGATLLAFVSVIALLNGILGWAGDLFGIELSFELILGYLFAPVAWLLGVPWNEATIAGSLIGNKVVVNEFVAFIQLMEVKPLLSEHSQAIVTFALCGFANISTMAMLIGGLGSLVPEKRTFISKYGFRAIAAGVMANLMSASLAGVILSL, encoded by the coding sequence ATGAACTCAATCCTTGGTATTGTGGCGATTCTGTTTACAGCATGGCTACTATCTACAAATAGAAAAAATATTAACTACCGAACGGTATCTTTGGCGTTTGCACTACAAATCACGTTCGCATTGCTAGTTCTGTATGTTCCGGCAGGTAAAGAAGCGCTAGGCAGCGTAACTGCAGCGGTTTCTAACCTAATCAACTATGGTCAAGAAGGTATCGCATTCCTATTCGGTGGCTTGGCAACAGGTGGCTTCACTTTTGCAATCAACGTATTGGGTATCATCGTATTCTTCTCAGCGCTGATTTCTGGTTTGTACCATATTGGTCTAATGCCAAAAGTGATCAACCTGATTGGCGGTGGTCTACAAAAACTTCTTGGTATCGGTCGTGCTGAATCTCTTTCTGCTACAGCAAACATTTTCGTTGGTATGATCGAAGCGCCACTTGTGGTTAAGCCTTACCTAAAACACATGACAGACTCTCAGTTCTTCGCAGTAATGACGGGTGGTTTGGCATCAGTTGCCGGTGGTACGCTAGTGGGTTACGCATCACTGGGTGTGGATCTCAACTACCTAATCGCAGCGGCATTTATGTCTGCGCCTGCGGGTCTGCTTATGGCGAAAATTATGATGCCTGAAAGCGGTGAAGTTGCACCAGAAATGGATCTAGAGAATGTAGAAATGCCAAAAGCAACTAACGTCGTTGAAGCAATGGCAGATGGCGCAATGTCTGGTCTACGTATCGCGGTTGCGGTAGGTGCAACACTGCTAGCGTTCGTCAGTGTGATTGCACTACTAAACGGTATTCTTGGCTGGGCTGGTGATCTATTTGGCATTGAACTAAGCTTTGAGCTAATTCTTGGCTACCTATTTGCACCAGTGGCATGGCTACTAGGTGTGCCATGGAATGAAGCGACCATCGCAGGTTCGCTAATCGGTAACAAAGTAGTGGTGAACGAATTTGTGGCTTTCATCCAGCTAATGGAAGTGAAACCACTGCTAAGTGAACACTCACAAGCTATCGTAACGTTCGCTCTATGTGGTTTCGCTAACATCTCGACTATGGCGATGCTAATCGGTGGTCTAGGCAGCCTAGTACCAGAGAAGCGTACATTCATCTCGAAATACGGCTTTCGCGCAATCGCAGCAGGTGTAATGGCGAACTTAATGAGCGCATCACTAGCTGGCGTAATTCTGAGTCTTTAA
- a CDS encoding ion transporter gives MPKTSLKHQLYVVIFGTHTKAGRIFDIALIIAILTSLVILVLESLPSVMVEWSTQLRYCEYFFTALFTMEYLLRLYCSPKPRSYATSFYGIIDLLAILPTYIAIFFPSVAFMGVVRLLRVMRIFRVLKLVRYLQDSNILLRSLLMAKRKIFIFFNTVAILVTILGSLIYVIEGPANGFTSIPQSIYWAIVTITTVGYGDLVPQTALGKGIASLTMLLGYSILAVPTGIITAELNNEMKSHRTLVKCPNCSKAGHESDAMYCKHCGSDLAEPDERVVPVD, from the coding sequence ATGCCTAAAACATCCTTAAAGCATCAGCTATATGTTGTTATCTTTGGCACCCACACCAAAGCTGGGCGCATCTTTGATATCGCGCTAATTATCGCCATCCTCACTTCTCTTGTGATTCTGGTGTTAGAGTCGCTGCCATCGGTGATGGTTGAATGGAGCACTCAGCTGCGTTACTGCGAGTATTTCTTTACTGCGCTATTTACGATGGAATACCTATTAAGACTTTATTGCTCACCAAAGCCTCGCTCTTACGCCACCAGCTTCTACGGCATTATTGATTTACTAGCAATCCTGCCAACCTACATCGCGATATTTTTCCCGTCGGTTGCCTTTATGGGTGTGGTGCGCTTACTGCGTGTGATGCGTATTTTTCGCGTACTCAAATTGGTGCGTTACCTACAAGATTCTAATATCTTGCTGCGCTCGCTGTTGATGGCAAAACGTAAGATTTTTATCTTCTTCAATACCGTCGCGATTCTCGTCACGATATTAGGCTCATTAATTTACGTGATTGAAGGACCTGCGAATGGCTTTACCAGTATTCCCCAAAGTATTTACTGGGCGATCGTCACCATTACCACCGTCGGCTATGGCGACTTAGTCCCACAAACGGCATTGGGTAAAGGCATTGCATCTTTAACTATGCTGCTGGGTTACTCGATTCTTGCGGTACCCACTGGCATCATTACCGCAGAGCTGAATAATGAGATGAAATCGCACCGCACTTTAGTTAAGTGCCCTAACTGTTCCAAAGCTGGGCATGAGTCGGATGCGATGTATTGTAAGCACTGTGGCAGTGACTTAGCCGAGCCAGACGAACGAGTAGTTCCGGTCGATTAA
- the minD gene encoding septum site-determining protein MinD, with product MARIIVVTSGKGGVGKTTSSAAIASGLALKGKKTAVIDFDIGLRNLDLIMGCERRVVYDFVNVINGEATLNQAMIKDKRTENLFILPASQTRDKDALTKEGVKRVLDELDEMGFEFIICDSPAGIEQGALMALYFADEAIVTTNPEVSSVRDSDRILGILDSKSIRAEQGLEPVKQHLLLTRYNPARVNQGEMLSVEDVEEILHISLLGVIPESQAVLNASNKGVPVIFDEQSDAGQAYSDTVDRLLGEQIDFRFLTEQKKGIFKRLFGG from the coding sequence ATGGCACGCATTATTGTTGTGACGTCAGGTAAAGGCGGCGTAGGTAAAACTACATCTAGTGCTGCGATTGCGTCTGGTCTTGCGCTAAAAGGCAAAAAGACAGCAGTGATCGATTTCGATATCGGTCTACGTAATCTTGATTTGATCATGGGTTGTGAGCGTCGCGTAGTATACGACTTCGTTAACGTTATTAACGGCGAAGCAACGCTAAACCAAGCGATGATCAAAGATAAGCGTACTGAGAATCTATTTATTCTGCCAGCTTCGCAAACTCGCGATAAAGACGCCCTAACCAAAGAAGGTGTGAAGCGCGTTCTTGATGAATTAGACGAAATGGGTTTCGAGTTCATCATCTGTGACTCGCCAGCAGGCATCGAACAAGGCGCTCTAATGGCGCTGTACTTCGCCGATGAAGCGATTGTCACAACTAACCCTGAAGTATCTTCTGTACGTGACTCAGACCGTATCCTAGGCATTCTTGATTCTAAATCTATCCGCGCAGAGCAAGGTCTAGAGCCAGTTAAGCAGCACCTACTGCTAACTCGCTACAACCCAGCTCGCGTAAACCAAGGCGAAATGCTAAGCGTGGAAGACGTTGAAGAGATCCTGCACATTTCTCTTCTAGGCGTGATTCCTGAAAGCCAAGCGGTATTAAACGCTTCAAACAAAGGCGTGCCAGTAATCTTTGACGAACAGTCAGATGCAGGTCAAGCTTATTCTGATACCGTTGATCGCCTGTTAGGTGAGCAAATTGACTTCCGCTTCCTAACGGAGCAGAAGAAAGGGATTTTCAAACGACTATTTGGAGGCTAA
- a CDS encoding GntR family transcriptional regulator — protein sequence MKINKQSLEEQAADYLREKIVKGEMDQGEKIVESTLAKDLDLSRSTVRMALNTLSHEGLVVQKPYAGWHIFSLDDEDLWELYNLRVALESQAAAMAAEKATEEDKTKLRTVFQEYCDLCAQPESDIQMISEADFNLHRCIIEISGSKRMEKAFSQIANQLQGYLCMTHEDYDLTQSALSHAPMIEAICAGDADKAWTEAKANITPVTQQCQSLKDSQ from the coding sequence ATGAAAATCAATAAACAGAGCTTAGAAGAACAAGCAGCAGATTACCTGAGAGAAAAAATCGTCAAAGGCGAGATGGATCAGGGCGAGAAAATTGTTGAAAGCACGCTGGCAAAAGACTTAGATTTGTCGCGTAGCACTGTTCGCATGGCATTAAACACCTTATCTCACGAAGGTTTAGTGGTACAAAAGCCTTATGCAGGTTGGCACATCTTTTCTCTAGATGATGAAGACTTGTGGGAGCTGTATAACTTGCGCGTGGCGTTAGAGAGCCAAGCGGCAGCGATGGCAGCAGAAAAAGCCACCGAAGAAGATAAGACAAAGTTGCGAACCGTTTTCCAAGAGTATTGCGATCTTTGCGCGCAGCCTGAAAGTGATATTCAGATGATCAGTGAGGCAGATTTTAATTTGCATCGCTGTATTATCGAGATCAGTGGCAGTAAGCGCATGGAAAAAGCGTTTAGCCAGATAGCCAATCAACTACAAGGTTATCTATGCATGACACACGAAGATTATGATTTGACGCAAAGTGCGTTAAGTCATGCGCCTATGATTGAGGCGATTTGTGCTGGTGACGCAGATAAAGCTTGGACTGAAGCAAAAGCGAACATCACCCCTGTTACGCAGCAGTGTCAGTCATTGAAAGACAGCCAATAA
- the minC gene encoding septum site-determining protein MinC, with the protein MSHTPDLKGSSFTLSVLHLSDNDVEKTIRFLQEKVEHAPAFFASAPVVINVSLVEGDIDFATLKQGITDVGMIPVGVTGSKDKRIQNMAREAGFAIMSASKSAAQAPAKMAPTKIVRTPVRSGQQIYAKDADLVVLNHVSEGAEVIADGSIHIHGTLRGRAIAGASGNTGAVIVCNKLNAELMSIAGHYWLTEQFAEQFWQQKVLFSLENDSLKFELLTI; encoded by the coding sequence ATGTCACATACCCCAGATCTAAAAGGTAGTAGTTTTACTTTGTCAGTTTTACATCTTTCAGATAACGATGTTGAAAAAACCATTCGTTTCTTGCAGGAAAAGGTTGAACACGCTCCCGCATTTTTCGCATCAGCCCCTGTCGTAATCAATGTCTCTTTGGTAGAAGGTGATATTGATTTCGCCACCCTTAAACAAGGGATTACTGATGTGGGTATGATCCCTGTAGGGGTCACTGGTAGCAAAGACAAACGTATTCAAAATATGGCTCGTGAAGCTGGCTTTGCCATTATGTCTGCCAGCAAATCTGCCGCTCAAGCGCCCGCGAAAATGGCACCGACTAAGATTGTACGCACCCCCGTGCGCTCCGGTCAGCAAATCTACGCAAAAGACGCAGATTTAGTCGTACTCAACCATGTGAGCGAAGGCGCCGAAGTGATCGCCGATGGCTCAATTCATATTCATGGCACATTGCGTGGTCGCGCGATTGCAGGCGCAAGTGGCAATACCGGCGCGGTGATTGTTTGTAATAAACTCAACGCAGAATTGATGTCGATTGCTGGTCACTATTGGCTAACCGAGCAATTTGCCGAACAGTTTTGGCAACAGAAAGTTTTATTTAGTTTGGAAAATGACTCGCTGAAATTCGAGTTGTTGACGATTTAA
- a CDS encoding YchE family NAAT transporter: protein MQTIELAIFLQFFLGLVAAVNPLGIMPIFVSLTGHMTLEEKRKTALTAHIAIASILIISLIGGQVLLDMFSISLDSFRVVGGLLILSIAFSMMSGKLGEDKQNNQERTESISREQIGVVPLAMPLLAGPGAISSTIVYGARYPNMVDTVGIALTIVAFCFCSWLLYRSAPFIVRFLGQTGINIITRIMGLILGALGIEFIANGLRGLFPALMG from the coding sequence ATGCAGACTATCGAGCTCGCTATTTTCTTACAGTTCTTTTTAGGACTGGTTGCTGCGGTTAACCCGCTTGGCATCATGCCAATCTTCGTTTCTTTAACGGGTCATATGACCTTAGAAGAAAAGCGTAAAACCGCGCTGACGGCGCACATTGCGATTGCGAGTATTTTGATCATCTCTTTGATTGGTGGTCAGGTGCTACTTGATATGTTCAGTATCTCGCTTGATTCATTCCGCGTAGTAGGTGGTTTGCTTATCCTAAGCATCGCGTTTTCGATGATGAGCGGTAAGCTAGGTGAAGATAAGCAGAACAACCAAGAAAGAACCGAATCAATCAGCCGCGAACAAATCGGTGTAGTGCCATTAGCGATGCCATTGTTAGCGGGTCCTGGTGCGATCAGCTCAACCATCGTTTACGGTGCACGTTACCCAAACATGGTGGATACCGTCGGTATTGCACTAACGATTGTGGCATTCTGTTTCTGCTCGTGGCTTCTATACCGTTCAGCGCCATTTATCGTGCGCTTCCTTGGTCAAACTGGGATCAACATCATCACTCGTATCATGGGTCTTATCCTTGGTGCGCTAGGTATCGAATTTATTGCCAACGGTCTACGCGGCTTGTTCCCGGCATTGATGGGCTAA
- the adhE gene encoding bifunctional acetaldehyde-CoA/alcohol dehydrogenase, with product MPVTNLAELDALVERVKAAQAEFATYSQEQVDKIFRAASLAANQARIPLAQQAVAESGMGIVEDKVIKNHFASEFIYNKYKDEKTCGILEEDDNLGTMTIAEPVGIICGIVPTTNPTSTAIFKSLISLKTRNGIIFSPHPRAKNSTNDAAKLVLDAAVAAGAPKDIIGWIDQPSVELSNALMKHDGIALILATGGPGMVKAAYSSGKPAIGVGAGNVPVVIDETADIKRAVASILMSKTFDNGVVCASEQAAIVVDSVYDEVKERFASHKAYVLNKAEADKVRKVLLIDGALNAKIVGQPAAAIAEMAGVKVPADTKVLVGEGLGKVSIDDAFAHEKLSPTLGLFRADNFEDAVAQAVTMVEIGGIGHTSGLYTNQDVNADRIRYFGDKMKTARILVNIPTTHGGIGDLYNFNVAPSLTLGCGSWGGNSISENVGPKHLINKKTVAKRAENMLWHKLPKSIYFRRGSLPIALGDLEGKKRAFLVTDRFLFNNGYADDVVQLLKAQGMEVQTFFDVEADPTLSVVKKGAEAMQSFQPDVILALGGGSPMDAAKIMWVMYEHPETHFEELAMRFMDIRKRIYKFPKMGQKAELVCITTTSGTGSEVTPFAVVTDDETGAKYPLADYELTPQMAIVDANLVMNMPKSLTAFGGYDAVTHALEAYVSVLANEYSDGQALQALKMLKEYLPSSYANGAGDPIAREKVHNAATIAGMAFANAFLGVCHSMAHKLGAEFHLPHGLANALLISNVVRYNANDNPTKQTAFSQYDRPQARRRYAEVADHLGLSQAGDRTAQKIERLLAWLDELKGDLDIPLSIQAAGVNEADFLAKVDELAVEAFDDQCTGANPRYPLITELKEVLLAAYYGKAFVEGETFEGTTVIKKKADQEEAKKGKKEKAGA from the coding sequence ATGCCTGTAACTAACTTAGCTGAACTAGATGCTCTAGTAGAACGCGTAAAAGCGGCTCAAGCTGAATTTGCTACTTACTCTCAAGAGCAAGTAGACAAAATTTTCCGCGCAGCATCTTTAGCAGCTAACCAAGCTCGTATCCCGCTAGCACAACAAGCGGTTGCTGAGTCTGGTATGGGTATTGTTGAAGATAAAGTAATCAAGAACCACTTCGCATCTGAGTTCATTTACAACAAATACAAAGATGAAAAAACGTGTGGCATTCTTGAAGAAGACGACAACCTAGGCACAATGACTATCGCTGAGCCTGTAGGTATCATCTGCGGTATCGTTCCAACTACTAACCCAACATCAACAGCGATCTTCAAATCTCTAATCTCTCTGAAGACTCGTAACGGTATCATCTTCTCACCACACCCACGTGCGAAAAACTCTACTAACGATGCAGCTAAACTCGTTCTAGATGCAGCAGTAGCAGCAGGCGCACCAAAAGACATCATCGGTTGGATTGACCAACCTTCAGTTGAGCTATCAAACGCTCTTATGAAGCACGATGGTATCGCTCTTATCCTTGCAACTGGTGGTCCAGGCATGGTTAAAGCGGCTTACTCTTCTGGTAAACCAGCAATCGGTGTAGGTGCAGGTAACGTTCCAGTTGTTATCGATGAAACTGCAGACATCAAACGTGCTGTAGCCTCTATCCTAATGTCTAAGACTTTCGATAACGGCGTAGTATGTGCTTCTGAGCAAGCTGCAATCGTTGTTGACTCTGTATACGACGAAGTGAAAGAGCGTTTTGCTTCTCACAAAGCATACGTACTAAACAAAGCTGAAGCGGACAAAGTTCGTAAAGTTCTGCTAATCGACGGTGCACTAAACGCGAAAATCGTAGGTCAGCCAGCAGCAGCAATCGCTGAAATGGCAGGCGTTAAAGTTCCAGCTGATACAAAAGTTCTCGTTGGTGAAGGTCTAGGTAAAGTATCGATCGATGACGCATTTGCTCACGAGAAACTATCTCCAACACTAGGTCTATTCCGCGCTGACAACTTCGAAGACGCAGTAGCTCAAGCAGTAACAATGGTTGAGATCGGCGGTATCGGTCACACATCTGGTCTATACACTAACCAAGACGTGAACGCAGACCGTATCCGTTACTTCGGCGACAAGATGAAGACGGCTCGTATCCTTGTAAACATCCCGACTACTCACGGTGGTATCGGTGACCTTTACAACTTCAACGTAGCACCATCTCTAACGCTAGGTTGTGGTTCATGGGGTGGTAACTCTATCTCTGAAAACGTGGGTCCTAAGCACCTAATCAACAAGAAAACTGTTGCGAAGCGAGCTGAAAACATGTTGTGGCACAAACTACCTAAGTCAATCTACTTCCGTCGTGGTAGCCTTCCAATCGCTCTTGGCGACCTAGAAGGTAAGAAACGCGCATTCCTAGTAACTGACCGTTTCCTGTTCAACAACGGTTACGCAGATGACGTTGTTCAACTACTGAAAGCACAAGGTATGGAAGTTCAAACGTTCTTTGACGTTGAAGCTGACCCAACGCTATCTGTAGTTAAGAAAGGTGCAGAAGCAATGCAAAGCTTCCAACCTGACGTAATCCTAGCGCTAGGTGGTGGTTCACCAATGGATGCGGCTAAGATCATGTGGGTAATGTACGAGCACCCAGAAACTCACTTTGAAGAACTAGCAATGCGCTTTATGGACATCCGTAAACGTATCTACAAGTTCCCTAAAATGGGTCAAAAAGCTGAGCTTGTATGTATCACTACAACTTCAGGTACGGGTTCAGAAGTTACTCCATTCGCAGTTGTTACAGACGACGAGACGGGTGCTAAGTACCCACTAGCTGACTACGAACTAACACCTCAAATGGCTATCGTAGACGCGAACCTAGTAATGAACATGCCTAAGTCTCTAACAGCATTCGGTGGTTACGACGCAGTAACACACGCTCTAGAAGCTTACGTATCAGTTCTAGCGAACGAATACTCTGATGGTCAGGCTCTACAAGCACTTAAGATGCTAAAAGAGTACCTACCTTCAAGCTACGCGAACGGTGCAGGTGACCCAATCGCTCGTGAGAAAGTACACAACGCGGCAACAATCGCTGGTATGGCATTTGCGAACGCATTCCTAGGTGTTTGTCACTCAATGGCACACAAACTAGGTGCTGAGTTCCACCTACCACACGGTTTGGCTAACGCACTACTAATCTCTAACGTGGTACGTTACAACGCGAACGACAACCCAACGAAACAAACTGCGTTCTCTCAATACGACCGCCCACAAGCACGTCGTCGTTACGCTGAAGTTGCTGACCACCTAGGCTTAAGCCAAGCTGGTGACCGCACTGCTCAGAAGATTGAACGTCTACTAGCATGGTTGGACGAGCTGAAAGGCGACCTAGACATTCCACTGTCTATCCAAGCGGCTGGCGTAAATGAAGCTGACTTCCTAGCGAAAGTTGATGAACTAGCGGTAGAAGCGTTCGATGACCAATGTACTGGTGCGAACCCACGTTACCCTCTAATCACTGAGCTAAAAGAAGTTCTACTTGCTGCTTACTACGGTAAAGCTTTCGTTGAAGGTGAAACTTTCGAAGGTACAACTGTAATCAAGAAGAAAGCAGACCAAGAAGAAGCGAAAAAAGGTAAGAAAGAGAAAGCTGGCGCTTAA
- a CDS encoding GNAT family N-acetyltransferase, which produces MPFTIKPILYSQVEATAQVIFDSFARDQFDSEHVNQEFLGYLTYVSSENVENALGYVALNENDEVIGGVLCCDLNGALSFEGADEDSMMAILKLLNSKYFENLMVEEKAYLQVKFIGVHADYVGQGVATSLINAALENALSLGFKFAQAESAGSRSQWVFEKRGFVAKAEVKYDEFVFNDTKPFPSTKDHQSIKLMIKEL; this is translated from the coding sequence ATGCCATTTACCATCAAGCCTATTTTATATTCTCAGGTCGAAGCAACGGCTCAAGTTATCTTTGACTCATTCGCTCGCGACCAATTTGATAGTGAGCATGTCAACCAAGAGTTCTTAGGCTACCTGACGTATGTCAGCTCTGAAAATGTTGAAAACGCATTGGGTTACGTTGCGTTGAACGAAAATGATGAAGTGATTGGCGGCGTCTTATGCTGCGATCTGAATGGGGCTCTATCTTTTGAAGGCGCTGACGAAGATTCAATGATGGCGATTTTAAAGTTACTTAACTCAAAATACTTTGAAAATCTCATGGTTGAAGAGAAAGCATACCTTCAAGTTAAGTTTATTGGTGTTCATGCTGATTATGTGGGACAAGGAGTTGCGACATCACTGATTAACGCGGCTCTTGAAAATGCTCTTTCGTTGGGCTTCAAATTTGCTCAAGCAGAATCTGCGGGCTCTCGCTCGCAATGGGTTTTTGAGAAGAGGGGTTTTGTTGCTAAGGCAGAAGTAAAATATGACGAATTCGTATTTAATGATACGAAGCCATTCCCTTCAACAAAAGACCACCAATCGATAAAGTTGATGATCAAAGAATTGTAG
- a CDS encoding YcgL domain-containing protein — protein sequence MLCAIYKSAKKEGAYLYVPKKDDFSQVPDQLMQMFGKPTMVMMVNLAGRTLAQVDIEKVKQSINEQGFFLQLPPPPKNLLDEYKEQKARLKSE from the coding sequence ATGCTTTGTGCAATTTACAAAAGTGCTAAAAAAGAAGGCGCTTACCTATACGTGCCAAAAAAAGACGATTTTTCACAAGTTCCTGACCAACTAATGCAAATGTTTGGTAAACCTACCATGGTGATGATGGTGAACTTAGCGGGTCGTACTCTAGCGCAAGTAGATATCGAAAAAGTGAAACAGTCGATTAATGAGCAAGGATTTTTCTTGCAATTGCCACCACCACCAAAGAATCTATTAGACGAATACAAAGAACAGAAAGCACGTCTAAAATCAGAATAA
- a CDS encoding LysR family transcriptional regulator: MLSERAAQMVVFAALLKHKNFTQAAKSLGVSVSHVSKQLALLEQSLGVKLVQRTTRSFTATEAGERFYRHCQQIVLTIDEAQTEIESQRDEVEGLVKIGLSQSFGTLHIIPAIQELRAQHPDLQVEVHLFDYKVDMLEEGLDLWITNNERLPEGYVAQRIADCQFVVAASPDYLMHHAAPTHPQELAEHNCLIYRSWERDYTNWSFSNAEQQLAVKVSGNYSVDLAEAVRDAAVAGWGIAYLATYLIRDEFKHGQLIQLLPEWRASQSMPFYAVYPSRHYMPKKTSAVIDFIKQKIGSPCHWDVQLAPYISRPNV, from the coding sequence GTGCTTTCAGAACGAGCCGCACAAATGGTGGTGTTTGCTGCACTACTTAAACATAAGAACTTTACCCAAGCGGCAAAAAGCTTAGGGGTGTCGGTTTCGCACGTCAGTAAACAGCTTGCCCTGTTAGAACAATCGTTAGGTGTAAAGCTTGTGCAGCGCACTACACGCAGTTTTACCGCTACCGAAGCGGGGGAACGCTTTTATCGTCACTGCCAACAAATCGTGCTGACGATCGATGAAGCGCAAACCGAGATTGAGAGCCAACGAGATGAAGTGGAAGGCTTGGTGAAAATCGGGCTTTCACAATCATTTGGCACACTGCATATCATTCCTGCTATTCAAGAGTTAAGAGCGCAGCATCCTGACCTGCAGGTAGAGGTTCATCTGTTTGACTACAAAGTGGATATGCTCGAAGAAGGGCTCGACTTGTGGATCACCAATAATGAACGACTGCCAGAAGGCTATGTTGCGCAGCGTATCGCCGATTGCCAGTTTGTGGTTGCCGCTTCACCAGATTACTTAATGCATCACGCCGCGCCAACCCACCCGCAAGAGTTAGCCGAGCACAATTGTCTGATCTATCGCAGTTGGGAGCGTGACTACACCAACTGGAGCTTTAGTAATGCTGAGCAGCAGTTAGCAGTTAAAGTGAGTGGTAACTACTCGGTCGACTTAGCTGAAGCGGTGCGTGATGCGGCAGTCGCAGGGTGGGGCATTGCTTACTTGGCGACTTATCTGATCCGTGATGAGTTCAAGCACGGTCAGTTGATCCAATTGCTGCCAGAGTGGCGAGCCAGTCAAAGCATGCCATTTTATGCCGTGTATCCAAGCCGTCATTACATGCCGAAAAAGACCTCGGCGGTGATTGATTTCATCAAACAAAAAATTGGCTCTCCTTGTCACTGGGATGTTCAATTAGCCCCTTATATTAGCCGACCAAACGTTTAG